In one window of Hyla sarda isolate aHylSar1 chromosome 1, aHylSar1.hap1, whole genome shotgun sequence DNA:
- the LOC130296450 gene encoding oocyte zinc finger protein XlCOF6-like isoform X2 produces MEEWEYVEGHKDQYKDQVMMEDQQPLTSAVRSSKRTAAERCPRPLLPQDQDQVMNWGEDLNYINVFDIRVKEEEEETDPSSYEQYKEDILAGKHLNYINALDLRVKKEETDVSYDEQYKEDIPTGKHLNYNNATDIRVKEEETDVSGDEQYKEDITTEKDLNYINATDIRVKEEETNVSGDEQYKKDISTGKDLVYINAPDIRVKEEETDVSSDEQYKEDILTGNLPDDCTRRSEENLISSYYKADDDITQDTYEEHSIIPDTPSALHSNDLSPDSFIPALSSDSKQTVEQNKNYRNSDKNRRAPTKDKQNLVQMRRSRTGKNTYSCSECDKCFSWRSDLHRHKRLHTGNLFSCSECGKCFTVKLGLVEHQRIHTGEKPFSCSECGKCFNVKSTLVGHMRTHSGTKPYSCSECGKCFTYKSTLTKHQRTHTGEKPFACSECGKCFSTKPHLSQHQRSHTGEKPFACSECGNCFAQQSTLVKHQKTHTGERPFSCSECGKCFIVKRRLEEHQRTHTGEKPFVCSECGKCFSQKLLLVRHQRTHSENKPFSCSECGKCFFQKSCLLQHLACHTGEKPFSCTECGKCFTQKSHLVKHQATHSEKKPFPCSECDKCFTQASALVKHQRTHTGEKPFPCPECGKCFTQKSHLAKHQATHSGTKPFSCSECDKSFFQKSHLLQHLRCHTGEKPFSCPECGKSFSRKCNLIEHQTIHTGDKPFPCQECWKGFSRASRLLQHQRTEHHTGK; encoded by the exons atggaggagtgggagtatgtagaaggacacaaggatcagtacaaggatcaggtgatgatggaggatcagcagcccctcacatcagcag tcagatccagtaagagaacagcagcagagaggtgtccccgtcctcttcttccacaggatcaggatcag GTTATGAATTGGGGTGAAGATCTGAACTATATTAATGTTTTTGACATAAGGGtaaaagaggaggaagaagagacagatccGAGCAgttatgagcagtataaggaggacattcttgCAGGGAAACATCTTAACTATATAAATGCTTTAGACTTAAGggtaaaaaaagaagaaacagaTGTGAGctatgatgagcagtataaggaggacattcctacagggaaacatCTGAACTataataatgctacagacataagggtaaaagaagaagagacagatgtgagcggtgatgagcagtataaggaggacattactacagagaaagatctgaactatattaatgctacagacataagagtaaaagaagaagaaacaaatgtgagcggtgatgagcagtataagaaggacatttctacagggaaagatctagtctatattaatgctccagacataCGAgtgaaagaagaagagacagatgtgagcagtgatgagcagtataaggaggacatactTACAGGTAACCTTCCAG ATgactgtaccaggagatcagaggagaatcttatatcttcatattataaagcagatgatgatatcacacaagatacatatgaagaacattccattatcccagatacaccctcagcccttcacagcaaTGATCTATCACCTGATTCTTTTATACCAGCCCTATCTTCTGATTCAAAACAGACTGttgaacaaaataaaaattacagaaatAGTGACAAAAATCGAAGAGCTCCCACAAAGGACAAACAAAATTTGGTTCAAATGCGGAGGTCTCGGACAGGAAAGAatacatattcatgttcagaatgcgaTAAATGTTTTAGTTGGAGATCAGATCTTCACAGACATAAGAGACTTCACACAGGAAAtttattttcatgttcagaatgtgggaaatgctttactGTGAAATTAGGgcttgttgaacatcaaagaattcacacaggagagaagccattttcatgttcagaatgtggcaaatgttttaaTGTGAAATCAACTCTTGTGGGCCATATGAGAACACACTCAGGCacaaagccatattcatgttctgaatgtggcaaatgttttacTTATAAATCAACTCTtactaaacatcaaagaactcacacgggggagaagccatttgcgtgttcagaatgtggaaaatgtttttctacAAAACCACATCTTTCTCAGCATCaaagaagtcacacaggggagaagccgtttGCATGTTCTGAATGTGGTAACTGTTTTGCTCAGCAATCAACTCTAGTtaaacatcaaaaaactcacacggGGGAGagaccattttcatgttcagaatgtggcaaatgCTTTATTGTGAAAAGACGTCTTGAGgagcatcaaagaactcacacgggggagaagccatttgtatgttctgaatgtgggaaatgtttttctcaAAAATTACTActtgttagacatcaaagaactcactcaGAAAACAAAcccttttcatgttcagaatgtggcaaatgtttcTTTCAGAAATCATGTCTTCTTCAACATCTTGcatgtcacacaggagagaagccattttcatgtacagaatgtggcaaatgttttactcagaaatcacatcttgttaaacatcaagcAACCCACtcagaaaaaaaaccttttccatgttcagaatgtgacaaATGTTTTACTCAGGCCTCagctcttgttaaacatcaaagaactcacacaggagagaagccatttccatgcccagaatgcgggaaatgttttactcagaaatcgcATCTTGCGAAACATCAAGCAACTCACTCAGGAacgaaaccattttcatgttcagaatgtgacaaATCTTTTTTTCAAAAATCTCATCTCCTTCAGCATCTTagatgtcacacaggggagaagccattttcgtgcccagaatgtgggaaaagtttttCTCGGAAATGTAATCTTATTGAACATCAAACAATTCACACAGGAGACAAGCCATTTCCATGCCAAGAATGTTGGAAAGGTTTTAGCCGCGCATCACGTCtccttcaacatcaaagaacagaACATCACACAGGGAAATAG